A single Notoacmeibacter ruber DNA region contains:
- a CDS encoding ATP12 family chaperone protein has protein sequence MRDQLESIEQGSRQLDTDPTQKAREQMRRPLPKRFYKEVTVEEADDVSAYAILLDGRTVKTPGRKVLAFPTRALAELIAAEFASQKDVLDPAAMPAFRLANSAVEAVADNAEAVAGDLVRFAGSDLLCYRAEGPAGLVANQQEKWDPLLAWICEETGGAFITTGGIVYAEQPEEALAGFARYVGRYRDAFQLAAMHSMTTLTGSVFLAVAVAEGRITPEDAWTAAHVDEDWNIAQWGEDFEAKRMREARWTEMKAAAELFHAVRAS, from the coding sequence ATGCGCGACCAGCTGGAATCCATCGAACAGGGCAGCCGCCAGTTGGATACCGATCCGACGCAGAAGGCCCGCGAACAGATGCGCCGTCCGCTTCCCAAGCGGTTTTACAAGGAGGTCACGGTCGAAGAGGCCGATGACGTCTCCGCCTATGCCATTCTGCTGGACGGGCGGACGGTCAAGACGCCGGGACGAAAGGTCCTCGCATTCCCGACGCGCGCGCTTGCCGAGCTGATCGCGGCAGAATTTGCATCCCAGAAGGATGTTCTCGATCCGGCGGCAATGCCGGCTTTCCGGCTGGCTAACAGTGCGGTTGAAGCAGTCGCCGATAATGCAGAGGCGGTCGCGGGAGACCTTGTCCGTTTCGCTGGCTCAGACCTCCTGTGCTATCGCGCCGAGGGGCCTGCGGGACTGGTCGCCAACCAGCAGGAGAAATGGGATCCGCTACTGGCGTGGATATGCGAGGAGACGGGAGGCGCGTTCATCACCACAGGCGGCATCGTCTATGCCGAACAGCCGGAAGAGGCTCTGGCTGGCTTCGCGCGATATGTCGGCCGATACCGCGATGCTTTCCAGCTGGCGGCGATGCATTCCATGACCACATTGACGGGCTCCGTCTTCCTGGCCGTCGCGGTGGCCGAGGGGCGGATCACTCCGGAGGATGCCTGGACGGCGGCGCATGTCGATGAGGACTGGAATATTGCGCAATGGGGCGAGGACTTCGAGGCGAAGCGGATGAGGGAGGCACGCTGGACCGAGATGAAGGCGGCTGCTGAGCTTTTTCACGCCGTGCGCGCTTCGTAG
- a CDS encoding RluA family pseudouridine synthase — MAGVEQITVDHDEAGMRVDRWFKAHYPGLGFGALQKLLRSGQVRVDGGRVKSDTRLQAGQSVRVPPLATDRKSNAPLTHKTMRDRADGDLLSSMLLYEDKKVLVFNKPASLAVQGGSGIMRSVDSMLEAWRNQKGEKPRLVHRLDRDTSGVLVVARTRGAAQKLTGAFRERTTRKTYWALVKGLPKPLAGRISTWMIKEQTPDGDRMRNVRQSKEADHAISTYKVIEHVGQELAWVRMEPETGRTHQLRVHALHMGHPIIGDPKYFEADQNWEFPGGIQNKLHLHARRIRIPHPDGGMVDVTAPLPPHMIQSWNLLGFDEGTAEKVEESEE, encoded by the coding sequence ATGGCTGGCGTGGAACAGATTACCGTCGATCACGACGAGGCAGGCATGCGTGTGGACCGGTGGTTCAAGGCCCACTATCCGGGCCTCGGGTTCGGCGCGCTGCAGAAATTGCTCCGAAGCGGACAGGTGCGTGTCGATGGTGGCCGCGTCAAATCGGATACGAGGCTACAGGCGGGGCAATCTGTTCGTGTTCCGCCACTTGCCACCGACCGTAAGTCGAATGCGCCCCTGACGCATAAAACGATGAGGGACCGCGCCGATGGGGATCTCCTCTCCTCCATGCTGCTTTATGAAGACAAGAAGGTTCTCGTCTTCAACAAGCCTGCAAGCCTGGCCGTCCAGGGCGGGTCCGGCATCATGCGGTCTGTCGATTCCATGCTGGAGGCATGGCGGAACCAGAAAGGCGAAAAGCCCCGTCTGGTCCATCGGCTGGACCGTGATACATCCGGCGTGCTTGTCGTAGCGCGGACGCGAGGCGCGGCGCAGAAGCTGACGGGTGCTTTCCGTGAAAGGACGACCCGGAAAACCTATTGGGCTCTCGTCAAAGGTCTGCCCAAGCCCCTGGCCGGACGGATTTCGACATGGATGATCAAGGAGCAGACGCCGGATGGCGACCGGATGCGTAATGTTCGCCAGAGCAAGGAGGCGGACCACGCCATCTCGACCTACAAGGTCATCGAGCATGTCGGACAGGAACTCGCATGGGTTCGCATGGAACCGGAGACCGGCCGTACACACCAGCTTCGTGTCCATGCGCTGCATATGGGCCATCCCATTATCGGCGATCCGAAATATTTCGAGGCGGATCAGAACTGGGAATTTCCCGGTGGCATCCAGAACAAGCTGCACCTTCATGCCCGCCGGATCCGTATTCCGCATCCGGACGGAGGGATGGTCGACGTCACAGCGCCGCTACCACCGCACATGATCCAGAGCTGGAATTTGCTGGGCTTCGATGAGGGAACGGCCGAAAAGGTCGAGGAATCCGAAGAATGA
- a CDS encoding glucan ABC transporter ATP-binding protein/ permease — protein sequence MNYSESVFPSTVFSLYLRAIRYLLPEKKKVAVICAANVALAAIAVYEPVLLGRVFDAIAGDGSITTNLVIWLAIGAFNIVAFILVALAGDRLANKHKMQVLLESYEHVMRLPLAYHQQTGSSRVLHTVLRGVDTLFALWLDFMRAHLSTVVALVFLVPTALAMDWRLSVVLFGLAAAYAMTSRFVMQKTEHGQRALEQSNHHVFGHVTDTISNVGVLQSYNRIATETNTLRIFAHRLLDEQYPVLNWWALAATLNRLASTLSMAVVLLIGSLLVSRGELAIGDVIAFTGFAGLLISRLDQITGFLTQLHDSRAKLQEFFRLENEAGGEPRMCSKPALGAVSGAVRFENVSFQYPSSHCGVSDIAFSVLPGQTVALVGPTGSGKSTIINLLQAVQTPQEGRITIDGTDISDVSRESLRRNIATVFQDPSILNRTIEENIRVGREPASRDEIAKAAHTASAASFIECKDGGYDAAAGDRGACLSGGERQRIAIARAVLKNAPILVLDEATSALDVETESKVQIALNQLRQGRTTFVVAHRLSTIRNADLILVIEDGRIVERGSYDVLAAEGGRFAALLAAGGFQADPSEVEPAIERQSANGQPFPRSRRSLLQYSSRLPISRSKPRSTGR from the coding sequence TTGAATTATTCCGAGTCAGTTTTCCCCTCCACCGTCTTTTCCCTTTATCTCAGAGCGATCCGTTATCTTTTGCCTGAGAAGAAGAAGGTGGCTGTCATCTGCGCTGCAAACGTAGCGCTCGCCGCCATTGCCGTTTACGAGCCGGTCCTCCTGGGCCGCGTATTCGATGCCATTGCAGGAGACGGGTCGATCACGACCAATCTCGTCATTTGGCTGGCGATCGGCGCCTTTAACATCGTCGCTTTCATCCTGGTTGCCCTCGCCGGCGACCGGCTCGCCAACAAGCACAAAATGCAGGTGCTTCTGGAGAGCTATGAGCATGTCATGCGGCTGCCGCTGGCCTACCATCAGCAGACAGGCAGTTCGCGCGTTCTTCACACCGTGCTGCGGGGCGTCGATACGCTGTTCGCCCTTTGGCTGGATTTCATGCGCGCGCATCTATCCACCGTTGTGGCACTGGTCTTTCTCGTCCCGACGGCCCTAGCCATGGACTGGCGTCTGAGTGTCGTCCTGTTCGGTCTCGCCGCGGCGTATGCGATGACGAGCCGCTTCGTCATGCAGAAGACCGAGCACGGGCAACGCGCACTGGAGCAGTCCAACCATCATGTGTTCGGCCACGTGACCGATACGATCAGCAATGTCGGTGTTCTGCAAAGCTATAACCGGATTGCCACTGAAACGAATACGCTCCGGATTTTTGCTCACCGCCTGCTCGACGAACAATATCCGGTCCTCAACTGGTGGGCCCTGGCCGCGACCCTCAACCGCCTGGCTTCCACTCTTTCCATGGCTGTCGTGCTGCTGATCGGAAGTCTTCTCGTCAGCCGCGGCGAGCTTGCCATCGGCGATGTGATCGCCTTCACCGGATTTGCTGGTCTGCTCATTTCCCGGCTCGATCAGATCACAGGCTTCCTGACGCAACTGCACGACAGCCGCGCCAAGCTTCAGGAGTTCTTTCGGCTGGAGAATGAGGCGGGCGGAGAGCCACGCATGTGCAGCAAGCCCGCGTTGGGCGCCGTGAGCGGCGCTGTCCGGTTCGAAAACGTCTCGTTTCAGTACCCCTCGTCCCATTGCGGCGTTTCCGATATCGCGTTTTCCGTTCTGCCGGGACAGACGGTTGCGCTGGTCGGACCGACGGGTTCCGGCAAAAGCACGATCATCAATCTTCTTCAGGCCGTTCAGACACCTCAGGAGGGCCGGATCACGATCGACGGGACCGATATCAGTGACGTCTCGCGCGAGTCGCTCAGACGCAATATCGCCACCGTCTTCCAGGACCCCTCAATCCTGAACCGGACCATCGAAGAAAATATCCGCGTTGGACGCGAACCTGCCAGCCGGGACGAGATTGCCAAGGCTGCGCACACCGCGTCAGCGGCGAGCTTCATCGAATGCAAGGATGGCGGATACGATGCTGCGGCCGGTGATCGCGGCGCATGTCTGTCGGGCGGCGAACGTCAGCGGATCGCCATTGCACGCGCGGTGCTCAAGAATGCGCCCATTCTTGTTCTGGATGAAGCCACCAGTGCGCTCGATGTCGAGACAGAGAGCAAGGTGCAGATCGCACTGAACCAGCTTCGGCAGGGCCGGACGACCTTTGTCGTCGCTCACCGTCTCTCGACCATCCGCAATGCCGACCTGATTCTCGTGATCGAGGACGGGCGGATCGTAGAGCGCGGCAGTTACGACGTGCTGGCCGCGGAAGGTGGCCGGTTCGCCGCTCTCCTCGCAGCGGGTGGTTTTCAGGCCGATCCGTCGGAAGTGGAACCCGCGATCGAGCGCCAAAGCGCCAATGGTCAGCCGTTTCCGCGGTCGCGGCGGAGCTTGCTCCAATACTCCAGTCGTTTGCCAATCTCGCGCTCGAAACCACGGTCGACGGGCCGGTAA
- the rplQ gene encoding 50S ribosomal protein L17 has translation MRHGNRGRKFNRTHEHRKAMFANMAASLITHEQIVTTLPKAKDLRPIVEKLVTLGKRGDQHARRMVASQIQDEAAAKRLFDEVAPRYAERNGGYLRIMKAGFRHGDNAPMAVIEFVDRDVDAKGKADRERMEAEAELEGEEA, from the coding sequence ATGCGTCACGGTAACCGGGGCCGGAAATTCAACCGCACACACGAGCATCGCAAGGCGATGTTCGCCAATATGGCTGCTTCGCTGATCACGCACGAGCAGATCGTCACGACTTTGCCGAAGGCGAAAGACCTTCGTCCGATCGTCGAGAAGCTCGTCACGCTCGGCAAGCGCGGCGATCAGCACGCTCGTCGCATGGTCGCGTCGCAGATTCAGGATGAGGCAGCTGCCAAGCGTCTCTTCGATGAAGTCGCGCCTCGTTATGCGGAGCGCAATGGCGGCTACCTTCGCATCATGAAGGCCGGCTTCCGTCATGGCGACAATGCGCCGATGGCGGTGATCGAGTTCGTCGATCGCGATGTCGATGCCAAGGGCAAGGCCGATCGCGAACGTATGGAAGCGGAAGCCGAGCTTGAGGGTGAAGAGGCTTAA
- a CDS encoding Do family serine endopeptidase — MIRRRHLVLIAGLAVGAVTAATAEEKPLDTLLGQLRGGGGPNSVERQVPSSADEVRMSYAPLVRETAPAVVNVYATKMARAQRSPFEGDPFFDQFFRRSPRRSLRRSSSLGSGVIVDSSGLVVTNNHVIEGADEVRIALHDGRELEAEVMLRDESVDLAILKVENGEALPFLSFADSDSMEVGDLVLAIGNPFGVGQTVTSGIVSALARNHVGVSDFNFFIQTDAAINPGNSGGALVDMEGRLAGINTAIYSRSGGSNGIGFSIPANMVRAFLAAAKAGETRFERPWLGAAFSPITRDIAEALGLDRPRGVLVAEVIANSPAEVGDLRAGDAILAMDGRPIEHPDALGYRLATHPIGEPATFRVLRDGEEIDVVCTPTRAPDLSSNAILLEGQQPLAGANVADLTTALSQRMNLKGRPSSGAVIVEVSPGSIAESYGFRTGDAIVELNGSRIDDATTLQRLVSEGARFWRIALVREGRTFRQMFSF; from the coding sequence ATGATTCGCCGTCGCCATCTTGTTTTGATTGCAGGACTTGCAGTGGGTGCCGTCACGGCTGCAACCGCCGAGGAAAAGCCGCTCGACACTTTGCTCGGTCAGTTGCGCGGAGGAGGTGGACCAAACTCCGTCGAGCGCCAGGTTCCCTCGAGCGCGGATGAGGTCAGGATGTCATATGCGCCTCTCGTTCGCGAGACGGCGCCAGCGGTGGTCAACGTCTATGCGACGAAGATGGCTCGTGCGCAGCGCTCGCCCTTCGAGGGCGACCCGTTCTTCGATCAGTTTTTCCGGCGCAGCCCGCGTCGCTCGCTCCGCCGCTCCTCATCTCTCGGTTCGGGCGTCATCGTCGACTCGTCCGGACTTGTGGTCACAAACAATCATGTCATCGAAGGCGCGGACGAAGTCCGCATCGCCCTGCATGACGGCCGCGAGCTGGAAGCGGAGGTTATGTTGCGCGACGAGAGCGTCGACCTTGCAATTCTGAAAGTGGAGAACGGCGAAGCTCTCCCGTTCCTTTCTTTCGCGGATAGCGATTCAATGGAGGTCGGTGACCTCGTCCTGGCGATCGGCAATCCGTTCGGGGTCGGCCAGACGGTAACCAGCGGTATCGTTTCGGCTCTGGCACGAAACCACGTGGGCGTTTCCGATTTCAACTTCTTCATTCAGACCGACGCTGCGATCAATCCGGGCAATTCGGGTGGTGCCCTTGTCGATATGGAAGGGCGGCTCGCCGGCATCAACACGGCGATCTACTCTCGCTCGGGCGGCTCGAACGGTATCGGGTTCTCTATCCCGGCAAATATGGTCCGCGCGTTTCTGGCAGCGGCCAAGGCGGGAGAGACGCGTTTTGAGCGTCCTTGGCTTGGCGCTGCGTTTTCGCCCATTACGAGGGACATTGCCGAGGCGCTCGGCCTGGATCGGCCACGCGGCGTTCTCGTGGCAGAGGTTATTGCAAACAGTCCGGCAGAGGTTGGGGATCTTCGTGCGGGCGATGCGATACTCGCGATGGACGGCCGCCCGATCGAGCATCCGGACGCTCTGGGATATCGTCTTGCCACCCATCCGATAGGCGAGCCGGCCACGTTTAGGGTGCTGCGTGATGGCGAGGAGATCGATGTGGTCTGCACACCCACCCGCGCCCCCGACCTGTCATCAAACGCCATCCTGCTGGAGGGGCAACAGCCATTGGCGGGTGCGAACGTTGCCGATCTGACGACGGCACTCTCGCAGCGCATGAATCTGAAGGGCAGGCCATCGAGCGGCGCAGTGATCGTCGAGGTATCTCCCGGCTCCATTGCCGAGAGCTATGGTTTTCGCACGGGCGACGCGATTGTCGAACTGAATGGCAGCCGCATCGACGATGCGACCACCCTGCAGCGTCTCGTTTCCGAAGGGGCGCGATTCTGGCGTATCGCGCTAGTGCGCGAAGGGCGCACATTCCGCCAGATGTTCAGCTTCTGA
- a CDS encoding HAD-IA family hydrolase: MKLVLFDCDGTLVDGAGLICATMDETFAEHGLSHPDQLATRGVIGRSLDLAIAELLPETYQPNLPQLVERYKSNYRRLRLEGGHVDPIYDGMAELISGLADRDDVLLGIVTGKSRRGVESVFEAHGFGHNFVTVRTADDCPSKPHPAMVLECCAEVGTDPTEAIVVGDTVYDMEMAVSAGATAIGVDWGYGTVEDLLRTGAFAVLSQPSELLDHLPQTV; this comes from the coding sequence ATGAAACTCGTCCTTTTCGATTGCGACGGGACGCTTGTTGACGGCGCCGGGCTCATTTGCGCCACGATGGATGAGACCTTCGCCGAACACGGCCTCTCACACCCCGATCAACTGGCGACCAGGGGGGTGATCGGCCGTAGCCTCGATCTGGCGATCGCCGAGTTGTTACCGGAGACCTATCAGCCGAACCTGCCCCAACTGGTCGAGCGCTACAAAAGCAACTATCGGCGCCTGCGCTTGGAAGGGGGCCACGTCGACCCCATTTATGATGGGATGGCCGAGCTCATAAGCGGGCTTGCGGATAGAGATGACGTGCTTCTCGGAATCGTTACTGGCAAGAGCCGCCGGGGTGTCGAAAGTGTTTTCGAGGCGCATGGATTCGGCCACAATTTCGTAACGGTGAGAACGGCGGACGACTGTCCGAGCAAGCCGCATCCCGCCATGGTCCTTGAGTGTTGCGCGGAAGTCGGTACGGACCCGACTGAGGCCATTGTGGTCGGCGATACGGTTTATGACATGGAGATGGCGGTTTCGGCGGGTGCCACCGCCATCGGTGTTGATTGGGGCTATGGCACGGTGGAGGATCTGCTGAGAACCGGCGCATTCGCAGTTCTGAGCCAGCCTTCCGAGCTGCTCGACCATTTGCCGCAGACGGTTTGA
- the crcB gene encoding fluoride efflux transporter CrcB, which produces MQGTLAVMIGGALGAGLRHLVGIGTFRLFGSGFPYGTLTVNVVGSFLMGLLVSWLLPRLPGAEWRLFLATGLLGGFTTFSSFSLDVATLWERGASGLTAFYVAASVVASILAIFAGLALGRMAG; this is translated from the coding sequence ATGCAGGGAACCTTGGCCGTCATGATTGGCGGGGCCCTTGGAGCGGGTTTGCGCCATTTGGTCGGAATAGGCACCTTCCGCCTTTTCGGTTCCGGTTTTCCCTATGGGACCCTGACCGTAAACGTGGTCGGTTCTTTTCTCATGGGTCTGTTGGTGAGTTGGCTTCTGCCACGTCTACCCGGCGCGGAATGGCGTCTTTTTCTGGCGACGGGGCTGCTCGGCGGTTTTACCACGTTCTCTTCCTTCAGTCTCGATGTTGCGACCCTTTGGGAGAGAGGCGCTTCAGGTCTGACCGCGTTTTACGTTGCAGCAAGCGTTGTCGCATCGATCCTCGCAATCTTTGCGGGGCTGGCCTTGGGACGCATGGCCGGTTAG
- a CDS encoding P-II family nitrogen regulator — MKKIEAIIKPFKLDEVKEALQDVGLQGITVTEAKGFGRQKGHTELYRGAEYVVDFLPKVKVEIVLSDESVEAAIDAIRGAAQTGRIGDGKIFVSAIEEVIRIRTGETGADAV; from the coding sequence ATGAAAAAGATCGAAGCGATCATCAAACCTTTCAAACTGGACGAGGTGAAAGAAGCGCTGCAGGACGTTGGTCTGCAGGGTATCACCGTTACCGAAGCCAAGGGTTTTGGCCGGCAGAAAGGGCACACCGAACTTTACCGGGGTGCTGAATACGTGGTCGATTTTCTTCCCAAGGTGAAAGTCGAAATCGTCCTTTCGGACGAGAGCGTGGAAGCAGCGATCGATGCCATCCGCGGCGCGGCTCAGACCGGCCGGATCGGCGATGGCAAGATTTTCGTTTCCGCCATCGAGGAAGTGATACGCATCCGTACCGGTGAAACCGGAGCCGATGCCGTTTGA
- a CDS encoding replication-associated recombination protein A, producing the protein MADLFGPTTDDATPEREQAGQGTAVNRPLADRLRPTRLSEVVGQNHLTGDDGALTRMLRSGTLGSMIFWGPPGTGKTTVARLLAGQTDLSFEQISAIFSGVAELKKVFEAARMRWSQGRQTLLFVDEIHRFNRAQQDSFLPVMENGTVILVGATTENPSFELNAALLSRARVLTFRSLDGEDIEALLAKAEETDEKKLPLDDEARAVLIRMADGDGRAALTLAEEVWRSAKSGETLDAEELQSILQRRAPVYDKSQDGHYNLISALHKAVRGSDPDAALYYLCRMLDAGEHPLYLGRRLVRMASEDIGLADPQALVIANAAKDAYDYLGSPEGELALAEATVYLATAPKSNAVYTAYKAAMRSAKENGSLLPPRHILNAPTKLMKEEGYSEGYRYDHDEPDAFSSQDYFPEKMGRRDFYRPVDRGFEREIGKRLEYWSKLRRDRGNG; encoded by the coding sequence ATGGCTGATCTTTTCGGACCCACCACGGACGACGCAACGCCTGAAAGAGAGCAAGCCGGGCAGGGCACCGCGGTGAACCGTCCTCTTGCCGATCGGCTCAGGCCCACTCGCTTGTCCGAGGTCGTTGGCCAGAACCATCTAACCGGCGACGATGGCGCTCTTACACGCATGCTGCGGTCGGGCACATTGGGCTCGATGATCTTCTGGGGACCGCCGGGAACGGGAAAAACGACAGTTGCCCGATTGCTCGCCGGTCAGACCGATCTGTCCTTCGAGCAGATATCGGCGATCTTTTCAGGCGTTGCAGAGCTGAAAAAGGTTTTCGAGGCCGCTCGGATGCGGTGGTCGCAAGGGCGACAGACCCTGCTGTTCGTCGACGAGATTCATCGTTTTAATCGCGCGCAGCAAGACAGCTTTCTGCCGGTTATGGAAAACGGTACCGTTATTCTTGTTGGTGCCACCACCGAAAATCCGAGTTTCGAACTCAACGCCGCCTTGCTTTCGCGCGCCAGGGTCCTGACGTTTCGTTCGCTGGATGGCGAGGATATCGAGGCACTTCTGGCGAAGGCGGAAGAAACGGATGAGAAAAAGCTGCCGCTCGATGACGAAGCCCGCGCCGTTCTCATTCGCATGGCGGATGGTGACGGCCGTGCTGCATTGACGCTGGCGGAAGAGGTCTGGCGTTCGGCCAAGAGTGGGGAAACGCTGGACGCGGAAGAGCTCCAATCGATTCTTCAGCGCCGCGCACCGGTCTACGACAAGAGCCAGGACGGCCACTACAATCTGATATCAGCATTGCATAAGGCTGTCCGGGGCTCCGATCCCGACGCGGCACTCTACTATCTTTGCCGAATGCTCGATGCGGGCGAGCACCCTCTCTATCTTGGACGAAGGCTCGTCCGTATGGCGAGCGAAGACATCGGTCTTGCCGATCCTCAGGCGCTCGTGATCGCAAACGCGGCCAAGGACGCCTATGATTATCTGGGAAGTCCGGAAGGGGAACTGGCCTTGGCGGAAGCCACGGTCTATCTCGCGACAGCGCCGAAATCCAACGCGGTCTACACAGCCTATAAGGCCGCTATGCGGAGCGCCAAGGAGAACGGGTCTCTCCTGCCACCCCGCCATATCCTGAACGCTCCGACAAAGCTCATGAAGGAGGAGGGGTATAGCGAGGGCTATCGCTATGACCACGATGAGCCGGATGCCTTTTCAAGTCAGGACTACTTTCCCGAGAAGATGGGTCGACGGGATTTTTACCGGCCCGTCGACCGTGGTTTCGAGCGCGAGATTGGCAAACGACTGGAGTATTGGAGCAAGCTCCGCCGCGACCGCGGAAACGGCTGA
- the glnA gene encoding type I glutamate--ammonia ligase encodes MTSASDIAKQIKDNDVKFVDLRFTDPRGKMQHVTMDASLCDEDLFAEGVMFDGSSIAGWKAINESDMLLMPDNDTVHVDPFFAQSTMSIFCDILDPVSGESYNRDPRGTAKKAEAYMKGEGVGDTIYFGPEAEFFVFDDVKFSTDPYNTGFQLDNIELPTNTGADYETGNLGHRVRTKGGYFPVPPVDSAQDMRSEMLTVLSEMGVKVEKHHHEVAAAQHELGIMFDEMVRNADKMQIYKYVVHQVANAYGKTATFMPKPVYGDNGTGMHCHQSIWKGGEPTFAGDLYAGLSETCLHYIGGIIKHAKALNAFTNPSTNSYKRLVPGFEAPVLLAYSARNRSASCRIPFGSSPKSKRVEVRFPDPMANPYLCFASMLMAGLDGIKNKIHPGDAMDKDLYDLPPEELKDIPTVCASLREALESVDADRSFLTAGGVFDDDQIDAYIDLKMEEVIRFEHTPHPVEFDMYYSV; translated from the coding sequence ATGACTTCGGCTAGCGATATCGCAAAGCAGATCAAAGATAATGACGTAAAATTCGTCGACCTGCGCTTCACGGACCCGCGCGGCAAGATGCAGCACGTCACCATGGACGCCAGCCTTTGCGACGAAGACCTCTTCGCTGAAGGCGTCATGTTCGACGGTTCATCCATTGCCGGCTGGAAGGCCATCAACGAATCCGACATGCTTCTCATGCCGGACAACGATACGGTTCACGTCGACCCGTTCTTCGCCCAGTCGACCATGTCGATCTTCTGCGACATTCTCGACCCGGTTTCCGGCGAATCCTATAACCGCGATCCGCGCGGCACCGCCAAGAAGGCCGAAGCCTACATGAAGGGCGAAGGCGTTGGCGACACCATCTATTTTGGCCCGGAAGCCGAGTTCTTCGTCTTCGACGACGTCAAGTTCAGCACGGATCCGTACAATACGGGCTTCCAGCTCGACAACATCGAGTTGCCGACCAATACGGGCGCCGATTACGAGACCGGTAACCTCGGCCACCGCGTGCGGACCAAGGGCGGCTATTTCCCCGTACCGCCGGTCGACAGCGCGCAGGACATGCGTTCGGAAATGCTGACGGTTCTCTCAGAGATGGGCGTGAAGGTCGAAAAGCACCACCACGAAGTGGCAGCAGCGCAGCACGAACTCGGCATCATGTTCGATGAGATGGTCCGTAACGCCGACAAGATGCAGATCTACAAGTATGTCGTCCATCAGGTCGCCAACGCCTACGGTAAGACGGCAACCTTCATGCCGAAGCCGGTCTATGGCGATAACGGCACGGGCATGCACTGCCACCAGTCGATCTGGAAAGGTGGCGAGCCGACCTTCGCTGGCGACCTCTACGCTGGCCTGTCGGAAACCTGCCTTCACTACATTGGCGGCATCATCAAGCACGCCAAGGCACTGAACGCCTTCACCAACCCGTCGACCAACTCCTACAAGCGTCTGGTCCCGGGCTTCGAAGCACCGGTTCTTCTCGCCTATTCGGCGCGTAACCGTTCGGCATCCTGCCGTATTCCGTTCGGCTCTTCGCCGAAGAGCAAGCGTGTGGAAGTGCGGTTCCCCGATCCGATGGCGAACCCCTACCTCTGCTTCGCTTCCATGCTGATGGCTGGCCTCGACGGCATCAAGAACAAGATCCATCCCGGCGACGCCATGGACAAGGATCTCTACGATCTTCCGCCGGAAGAGCTGAAGGACATCCCGACCGTCTGCGCTTCCCTGCGCGAAGCTCTGGAAAGCGTCGATGCCGACCGCTCCTTCCTGACCGCTGGCGGCGTCTTCGACGACGATCAGATCGACGCCTATATCGATCTGAAGATGGAAGAGGTCATCCGCTTCGAGCACACGCCGCACCCGGTCGAATTCGACATGTACTATTCGGTCTGA